One window from the genome of Streptococcus halotolerans encodes:
- a CDS encoding sugar ABC transporter permease, whose product MKSKRRMQLGFVYTLLIVLSIIWLFPIAWVILTSLRGEGTAYVNYFIPKTWTLENYIKLFTNDSFPFGQWFLNTLFVALATCIISTFITVAMAYSLSRIKFKFRNGFLKLALVLNMFPGFMSMIAVYYILKALNLTQSLIALVLVYSSGAALGFYIAKGFFDTIPYSLDESAMIDGATRKDIFFKITLPLSKPIIVYTALMAFIGPWMDFIFAQVILGDATSKYTVAIGLFSMLQPDTINKWFMSFTAGSVLIAVPITLLFMFMQKYYVEGITGGSVK is encoded by the coding sequence ATGAAATCAAAACGTCGTATGCAATTAGGGTTTGTCTATACTCTGCTTATCGTCCTTTCTATTATCTGGCTCTTTCCTATCGCTTGGGTAATCCTCACAAGCTTGCGCGGCGAAGGAACAGCTTATGTTAATTACTTTATTCCAAAAACTTGGACTTTAGAAAATTACATCAAACTCTTTACGAATGATTCCTTTCCATTTGGACAATGGTTTCTGAATACGCTCTTTGTGGCTTTGGCAACCTGCATCATTTCAACGTTTATCACAGTAGCCATGGCTTACTCTCTCAGTCGTATTAAGTTTAAGTTCCGCAATGGCTTCTTAAAATTGGCACTTGTCCTTAACATGTTCCCAGGATTCATGAGCATGATTGCCGTTTACTATATTTTAAAAGCACTTAATTTAACACAATCGTTGATAGCCTTAGTCTTGGTTTATTCATCTGGGGCAGCACTTGGCTTTTATATTGCCAAAGGATTCTTTGATACTATTCCATACTCTTTGGATGAATCCGCTATGATTGATGGGGCTACTCGTAAAGATATTTTCTTTAAGATTACCTTGCCACTTTCAAAACCTATCATCGTTTATACAGCTTTGATGGCTTTCATCGGGCCATGGATGGACTTCATCTTTGCTCAGGTTATTCTTGGTGACGCTACCAGCAAGTACACTGTGGCTATTGGACTCTTCTCCATGTTACAACCCGACACCATTAACAAGTGGTTCATGTCATTTACAGCAGGATCTGTTCTCATTGCTGTACCAATCACCCTCCTCTTTATGTTCATGCAAAAATACTATGTTGAAGGTATTACAGGTGGGTCCGTTAAATAA
- a CDS encoding ATP-grasp domain-containing protein has protein sequence MSEKVYVIHENLEWTNHLVKWLEEKEVPYELWDLSSGILNLQNEPPKGIFYNRMSASSHTRGHRYAPEYTEQVLTWLEAHGRTVINGADAINLEISKIKQYLKLNQAGIATPKTVAVLGKEHILEGARQLNSYPLITKHNRAGKGLGVQLFNNEAELEGYLNSSAFEPSVDGITLLQEYIKPNDGHIRRSEFINQKFLYTVSIDSSDGFQLCPADECQIDQRPQQLESSEKFEITQPLPDQQRETYERFLRLAGIDVAAVEWVQSEFGQIYVYDVNTNTNYNPTAEEKANIFAHEHLAQFLKESLEKEKSTK, from the coding sequence ATGTCAGAAAAAGTTTATGTGATTCATGAAAATTTAGAGTGGACTAACCATCTGGTCAAATGGCTTGAAGAAAAAGAAGTCCCTTATGAATTGTGGGATTTATCCAGCGGAATTTTGAATTTGCAAAATGAGCCTCCTAAAGGAATCTTTTACAATCGTATGTCAGCTTCATCTCATACCAGAGGTCATCGCTATGCTCCAGAATATACAGAACAGGTTTTAACCTGGTTGGAAGCGCATGGCCGCACTGTCATTAATGGTGCGGATGCGATTAACTTAGAAATCAGCAAGATTAAGCAATACCTTAAATTAAATCAAGCAGGTATTGCAACACCTAAGACGGTAGCCGTTTTAGGGAAAGAACACATTCTTGAGGGAGCACGGCAACTAAACAGTTACCCATTGATCACCAAGCATAATCGTGCCGGAAAAGGCTTGGGGGTGCAATTATTCAACAACGAAGCTGAATTGGAAGGATACTTAAACAGTTCAGCGTTCGAACCGTCAGTAGATGGCATTACCCTACTTCAAGAATATATCAAACCCAACGATGGCCATATTAGACGATCAGAATTTATCAATCAGAAATTCCTATATACTGTGTCGATTGATTCATCGGATGGCTTCCAATTATGCCCAGCCGATGAATGCCAAATTGATCAAAGACCCCAACAACTGGAAAGTTCAGAAAAATTTGAGATTACCCAACCACTCCCAGATCAACAACGTGAGACCTATGAGCGTTTTTTGAGATTAGCTGGCATTGATGTTGCAGCTGTTGAATGGGTTCAATCAGAATTTGGTCAGATTTACGTTTATGATGTGAATACCAATACGAACTACAATCCAACAGCAGAAGAAAAAGCTAACATTTTTGCTCACGAGCACTTAGCTCAATTCCTCAAAGAAAGCTTAGAAAAAGAAAAATCGACTAAGTAA
- a CDS encoding dicarboxylate/amino acid:cation symporter: protein MVTIKSITSRLSLGVQLLIASVLGALVGCLQPSWADGYQFLGQAFLNLINMVIIPLVVPLVVVAVAGVIGKESFGKLLTRSLVYFFLVTTLITTIFVFAAYNLGFGNDTNIGQAGSSLEGLTSSIEWDTFFLGFIPSNIIKVLSEGALLPSIVFAIFLGYGIGKLETEKSQFLIDALNTWIEAIYHIVGAVIKLSPIGIFGFIAHDVATTGLEKLFGLGQFVFGTYAAYAVLFLIIFPFIALVFRVSYTSMIKEIWELLTLAFISGSSSIVLPPLLQKLKDRGHNEAVTDFVVPLGYSFNLEGAAAYSAMATVFIANAYGIEWSFGQLVFTVLVLTLIGKTVATVPSGAIVVLLAAAPQLGLPEEGVGLIFAVDFFVNAGRTALNVVGQALAVSVIEKNERAIVAVPEIESNYVLPS from the coding sequence ATGGTAACAATTAAAAGTATTACGTCGCGGTTATCTCTTGGCGTGCAATTGTTGATAGCATCGGTACTTGGTGCTCTAGTGGGTTGCTTGCAACCTTCTTGGGCAGATGGATACCAATTTTTGGGGCAAGCCTTTCTGAATCTCATCAATATGGTGATTATTCCCCTCGTCGTTCCTCTAGTAGTGGTTGCTGTAGCCGGTGTCATTGGAAAAGAGTCGTTTGGGAAATTATTGACTCGATCGTTAGTGTATTTTTTCCTTGTCACGACCTTGATTACGACTATTTTTGTCTTTGCTGCCTATAATCTAGGATTTGGCAATGATACCAATATCGGACAGGCAGGTTCAAGCTTAGAAGGGTTAACATCTTCTATCGAATGGGACACTTTTTTCTTAGGTTTCATTCCTTCTAACATCATTAAAGTCTTATCGGAAGGTGCTTTGCTGCCCAGTATTGTTTTTGCTATATTCTTAGGTTATGGAATTGGAAAGTTAGAAACGGAGAAAAGCCAGTTTTTAATCGATGCTTTAAATACTTGGATTGAGGCCATTTATCATATTGTCGGTGCTGTTATCAAGCTATCGCCGATTGGGATTTTTGGTTTCATCGCTCATGATGTTGCCACAACTGGCTTGGAGAAGTTGTTTGGGTTAGGTCAATTTGTGTTTGGGACATACGCTGCTTATGCTGTATTATTTTTGATTATTTTCCCGTTTATTGCCTTAGTTTTTAGGGTTTCATATACTAGTATGATTAAGGAAATTTGGGAGCTTTTAACGCTTGCCTTCATATCAGGCAGTTCCAGTATTGTGTTACCACCTTTGTTACAAAAGTTAAAAGACAGAGGACATAATGAAGCTGTCACAGATTTTGTCGTTCCGCTTGGTTACTCTTTCAACCTTGAAGGAGCAGCGGCTTACTCTGCGATGGCCACTGTTTTTATTGCCAATGCCTATGGCATCGAGTGGAGCTTCGGACAATTAGTCTTTACGGTTCTTGTCTTAACCCTTATTGGTAAAACGGTGGCAACGGTTCCATCAGGAGCTATCGTTGTTCTTTTAGCAGCCGCTCCACAACTGGGTTTACCAGAAGAAGGTGTTGGACTTATTTTTGCAGTTGATTTCTTTGTTAATGCAGGCAGAACAGCTCTGAATGTTGTAGGTCAAGCCTTAGCTGTTTCTGTTATAGAAAAAAATGAAAGAGCAATTGTGGCTGTTCCAGAAATAGAATCAAACTATGTGCTACCGTCGTAA
- the uvrB gene encoding excinuclease ABC subunit UvrB yields the protein MIDRQENNVFKLVSKYQPSGDQPQAIEQLVDNIEGGEKSQILLGATGTGKTYTMSQVISKVNKPTLVIAHNKTLAGQLYGEFKEFFPDNAVEYFVSYYDYYQPEAYVPSSDTYIEKDSSVNDEIDKLRHSATSALLERNDVIVVASVSCIYGLGSPKEYADSAVSLRPGQEISRDQLLNQLVDIQFERNDIDFQRGRFRVRGDVVEIFPASRDEHAFRVEFFGDEIDRIREIESLTGKNLGEVEHLVLFPATHFVTNDEHMEQSIAKIQAELEEQLKVFESEGKLLEAQRLKQRTEYDIEMLREMGYTNGVENYSRHMDGRSEGEPPYTLLDFFPEDFMIMIDESHMTMGQIKGMYNGDRSRKQMLVDYGFRLPSALDNRPLRREEFESHVHQIVYVSATPGDYENEQTDTVIEQIIRPTGLLDPEVEVRPTMGQMDDLLEEITIRSEKGERTFITTLTKKMAEDLTDYLKEMGVKVKYMHSDIKTLERTEIIRDLRLGIFDVLIGINLLREGIDVPEVSLVAILDADKEGFLRNERGLIQTIGRAARNSEGHVIMYADKITESMQRAMDETARRREIQIRYNEEHGIVPQTIKKDIRDLIAISKASDSDVAEEAVDYTAMTKSERQEAIKKLQKQMQEAAELLDFELAAQIRDMVLELKAMD from the coding sequence ATGATAGATAGACAAGAAAATAATGTATTTAAATTAGTATCAAAATATCAACCCTCAGGAGATCAACCGCAAGCCATTGAGCAGCTAGTTGATAATATCGAAGGTGGCGAAAAATCTCAAATTTTACTTGGTGCCACAGGTACCGGCAAGACTTATACCATGAGTCAAGTCATTAGCAAGGTGAACAAGCCAACCTTGGTTATTGCTCATAATAAAACCTTGGCGGGTCAGCTCTATGGTGAGTTTAAAGAGTTTTTCCCGGACAATGCGGTGGAATATTTTGTTTCCTATTATGATTATTACCAGCCCGAGGCCTATGTCCCCTCATCTGATACTTATATTGAGAAGGATTCTTCGGTTAATGATGAGATTGATAAATTAAGGCATTCAGCGACATCAGCGCTTCTGGAGCGAAATGATGTGATTGTTGTTGCTTCCGTATCTTGTATCTATGGTTTAGGATCACCCAAAGAATATGCTGATTCAGCCGTTTCTCTGCGCCCAGGTCAAGAAATCTCCCGTGATCAATTGCTAAATCAATTGGTAGATATTCAGTTTGAACGTAATGATATTGACTTCCAACGTGGACGTTTTCGTGTTCGCGGGGATGTTGTGGAAATTTTCCCAGCTTCTCGTGATGAGCATGCCTTTCGTGTCGAATTTTTCGGTGATGAAATTGACCGCATTCGTGAAATCGAAAGTTTGACAGGTAAAAACCTAGGAGAGGTAGAGCATTTGGTGCTCTTTCCTGCCACTCACTTTGTGACAAATGATGAGCACATGGAGCAATCCATTGCCAAAATTCAAGCCGAGTTAGAGGAGCAACTAAAGGTCTTTGAATCAGAAGGCAAACTCCTAGAAGCCCAACGCCTCAAACAACGAACGGAATATGACATTGAGATGTTACGCGAGATGGGCTATACCAACGGTGTCGAAAACTATTCACGCCATATGGATGGGCGGAGTGAAGGCGAGCCACCTTATACACTTCTGGATTTCTTCCCTGAGGATTTCATGATTATGATTGATGAGAGCCACATGACCATGGGGCAAATCAAGGGCATGTATAATGGTGACCGTTCTCGCAAACAGATGTTGGTTGATTATGGATTTCGTTTACCATCAGCCTTGGATAACCGTCCGCTTCGTCGCGAAGAATTTGAAAGCCATGTTCATCAGATCGTTTATGTATCTGCGACACCTGGCGACTATGAGAACGAACAAACTGATACTGTCATTGAACAAATCATCCGTCCAACAGGCCTTCTAGATCCAGAAGTAGAAGTTCGCCCAACCATGGGACAAATGGACGACTTGCTAGAAGAAATTACGATACGATCTGAAAAAGGTGAGCGTACCTTTATTACCACGCTGACTAAGAAAATGGCGGAGGATTTGACAGATTATCTGAAAGAAATGGGTGTCAAGGTTAAATACATGCATTCAGATATTAAAACGCTTGAACGAACTGAAATCATCCGTGATCTTCGCTTGGGTATTTTTGATGTTCTTATCGGGATTAACTTGCTCCGTGAGGGGATCGATGTTCCAGAAGTTAGTCTGGTAGCGATTTTAGATGCTGACAAAGAAGGATTTCTTCGAAATGAACGTGGTCTTATCCAGACTATTGGACGTGCTGCTCGTAACTCAGAAGGACATGTCATCATGTATGCAGACAAGATAACTGAATCAATGCAACGGGCCATGGATGAAACTGCTCGTCGTCGTGAGATCCAGATTCGCTACAATGAAGAGCATGGCATTGTGCCACAAACCATCAAGAAAGATATTCGTGATTTAATTGCTATTTCCAAGGCTTCTGATAGCGATGTAGCAGAGGAAGCGGTTGATTACACAGCAATGACTAAATCCGAGCGTCAAGAAGCCATTAAGAAACTGCAAAAACAAATGCAAGAAGCAGCAGAATTGCTTGATTTCGAATTAGCGGCCCAAATCCGCGATATGGTCTTGGAATTAAAAGCTATGGATTAG
- a CDS encoding ABC transporter substrate-binding protein/permease, whose product MKTKFKAFLLTLVSVFFVFGARVAADTIDVVSDTAYAPFEFKDSDQIYKGIDVDIINEVAKRKNWDVNMTFPGFDAAVNAVQAGQADALMAGTTVTEPRKKVFTFSDTYYDTAVVLYTKKGKTISKYSQLKGKTVGVKNGTASQTFLDKIHKKYHFKVKTFDTSDLMNNSLDSGSVDAAMDDEPVVQFAIKQGKDYAIKMDGEKVGSFAFGVKKGSQYEYLVKDFNEAFAEMKKDGTYDDIMTKWLGKAATIAKLSSTGDANAKAEPQKEQYVIASDTSFAPFEYQDDAGKYTGFDMDLIKAIAKQQGFKIKINNVGFDAALNAVQSSQADGAIAGMTITEERKGTFDFSDPYYTTNIILAIKKGTDISSYKDLKGKTVGAKNGTSSYDFLANKKEKYGYKLKAFDEASTMYDSLNSGSIDALMDDEPVLAYAIQQGRQFETPIKGEPSGQVGFAVKKGTDTELIEMFNNGMAALKEDGTYDKLVKKYLATSTTSNNKEEKTIDETTILGLIKNNYKQLLSGLGTTVSLTLISFAIAMVIGIIFGMMAVAPNKTLRVISTVFVDVVRGIPLMIVAAFIFWGIPNLIESITGQQSPINDFVAATIALSLNGGAYIAEIVRGGIEAVPIGQMEASRSLGVSYKTTMRKVILPQAVKLMLPNFINQFVISLKDTTIVSAIGLVELFQTGKIIIARNYQSFRMYAILAIIYLVIITLLTKLAKRLEKRLK is encoded by the coding sequence ATGAAGACGAAATTTAAAGCATTTCTATTAACGCTTGTTTCTGTTTTCTTTGTGTTCGGTGCTCGTGTCGCCGCTGATACGATTGACGTTGTCTCTGACACCGCTTATGCACCATTTGAATTCAAAGATTCCGACCAAATTTACAAAGGGATTGATGTTGATATTATCAACGAGGTCGCCAAACGTAAGAATTGGGATGTTAATATGACTTTTCCTGGCTTTGATGCCGCAGTAAATGCTGTACAAGCTGGCCAAGCAGATGCCTTGATGGCTGGTACAACAGTTACTGAACCTCGTAAAAAAGTCTTTACATTCTCTGACACTTACTATGATACTGCTGTTGTCCTATATACTAAAAAAGGGAAAACTATTTCAAAATATAGCCAATTAAAAGGCAAAACAGTTGGTGTCAAAAATGGTACTGCTTCCCAAACTTTCTTAGATAAAATCCATAAAAAATATCACTTTAAAGTTAAAACATTTGACACTAGTGATCTTATGAATAACAGTCTTGATTCTGGTTCTGTTGATGCCGCTATGGATGATGAACCTGTTGTTCAATTTGCTATTAAACAAGGCAAGGATTACGCTATCAAAATGGATGGCGAGAAAGTCGGTAGTTTTGCTTTTGGCGTCAAAAAAGGAAGTCAGTATGAGTACCTTGTCAAGGATTTCAATGAAGCGTTTGCTGAAATGAAAAAAGATGGTACCTATGATGACATCATGACTAAATGGCTCGGTAAAGCTGCAACCATTGCTAAGCTAAGTTCCACTGGTGATGCGAACGCTAAGGCAGAGCCCCAAAAAGAACAATATGTGATCGCATCGGATACTTCTTTTGCACCATTTGAATACCAAGATGACGCTGGTAAATACACTGGTTTTGACATGGACTTAATCAAAGCCATCGCTAAGCAGCAAGGCTTTAAAATCAAAATTAACAATGTTGGCTTCGATGCTGCTCTTAACGCCGTGCAATCTAGCCAAGCTGATGGTGCTATCGCTGGTATGACTATTACCGAAGAGCGTAAAGGAACGTTTGATTTCTCAGATCCTTACTACACGACTAATATCATTCTTGCCATCAAAAAAGGAACTGATATTTCTTCCTATAAAGATTTAAAAGGGAAAACAGTCGGTGCCAAGAACGGAACGTCTTCTTACGATTTCCTCGCTAATAAAAAAGAGAAATACGGCTACAAACTAAAAGCATTTGACGAAGCGTCCACCATGTATGACAGCTTGAACTCAGGTTCTATCGATGCGCTTATGGATGATGAACCAGTCTTAGCATATGCCATTCAACAAGGTCGTCAGTTCGAAACGCCTATCAAAGGAGAGCCTTCTGGTCAGGTTGGATTTGCCGTTAAAAAGGGAACTGACACAGAACTCATTGAAATGTTTAATAATGGTATGGCTGCTCTTAAAGAAGATGGCACTTACGACAAACTTGTTAAAAAATACCTTGCTACTTCAACAACCTCTAACAATAAAGAGGAAAAAACTATTGATGAAACAACGATTCTTGGTCTCATCAAAAACAATTACAAACAACTTCTTTCTGGCCTTGGAACGACCGTTAGCCTAACGCTGATTTCATTTGCCATTGCTATGGTTATCGGAATTATCTTTGGCATGATGGCTGTCGCTCCAAATAAAACACTACGTGTCATTTCAACTGTTTTCGTTGACGTGGTGCGTGGTATCCCACTTATGATTGTAGCTGCCTTCATTTTCTGGGGAATCCCTAATCTTATCGAAAGCATTACAGGCCAACAATCACCTATCAATGACTTTGTTGCCGCAACGATTGCCCTTTCTTTAAATGGTGGTGCTTATATTGCTGAAATTGTACGTGGTGGTATTGAAGCTGTTCCTATTGGACAGATGGAAGCTAGCCGAAGTCTCGGTGTCTCTTACAAAACAACTATGCGTAAGGTTATTCTACCCCAAGCTGTTAAACTAATGCTTCCAAACTTCATCAACCAATTTGTTATTTCTTTGAAGGATACCACCATCGTATCAGCTATTGGTTTAGTGGAACTTTTCCAAACAGGTAAGATTATCATTGCTCGTAACTACCAATCTTTCCGGATGTATGCAATCCTTGCAATCATTTATCTAGTCATCATTACTCTATTGACTAAGTTGGCAAAACGTTTAGAAAAGAGGCTTAAATAA
- a CDS encoding amino acid ABC transporter ATP-binding protein — protein MAELKIDVQDLHKSYGDNEVLKGINAKFYEGDVVCIIGPSGSGKSTFLRTLNLLETITSGNVVVDGFELSDPKTNIDKARENIGMVFQHFNLFPHMTVLENIMFGPIELGKLGKAEAEKQGMDLLEKVGLAEKRDALPDSLSGGQKQRVAIARSLAMNPDIMLFDEPTSALDPEMVGDVLNVMKDLAEQGMTMLIVTHEMGFARQVANRVIFTDGGQFIEDGTPEQIFDNPQHPRLKDFLDKVLSH, from the coding sequence ATGGCAGAATTAAAAATCGATGTCCAAGATTTACACAAATCCTATGGCGATAACGAAGTTTTAAAAGGAATTAATGCTAAATTTTACGAAGGTGATGTGGTTTGTATCATCGGTCCTTCTGGATCAGGAAAATCAACCTTCCTTCGCACTCTTAATCTATTAGAAACCATTACAAGTGGTAATGTTGTCGTTGATGGCTTTGAGCTTTCCGACCCCAAAACAAATATTGATAAAGCTCGTGAAAACATCGGCATGGTGTTCCAACACTTCAACTTATTCCCCCACATGACTGTTCTTGAAAATATCATGTTTGGACCAATTGAACTTGGTAAATTAGGAAAAGCTGAGGCTGAAAAACAAGGAATGGACCTCCTTGAAAAAGTTGGGCTGGCTGAAAAACGGGATGCTCTTCCAGATAGTTTGTCTGGCGGGCAGAAACAACGTGTAGCCATTGCTCGTTCATTAGCAATGAATCCTGATATCATGCTCTTTGATGAACCCACTTCTGCCCTTGACCCTGAAATGGTTGGGGATGTTCTTAACGTTATGAAAGATCTAGCAGAGCAAGGCATGACCATGTTAATTGTGACCCATGAGATGGGATTTGCCCGTCAAGTTGCCAATCGTGTTATCTTTACCGATGGTGGTCAATTTATCGAGGATGGTACACCAGAACAAATCTTTGATAACCCACAACACCCACGACTTAAAGACTTCCTTGATAAGGTTCTCAGTCATTAA
- a CDS encoding adenylate kinase — translation MMKKIIIIGCPGSGKSTLARRLAELTKLPLHHLDLMNWNADKTTVEPDVFLERQKTVLKQDSWIIDGNYGSTLDLRFEACDTIIFLDFPLDTCIEGVTKRIGTVRPDMPWVETEIDLEFLDFIKQFPEKSRPNILALMDRFPQKKVYHLISREESEAFLQNIKKAFKL, via the coding sequence ATGATGAAGAAAATTATCATTATTGGGTGTCCTGGTTCGGGCAAGTCCACCTTAGCCAGAAGATTAGCAGAGCTAACCAAACTTCCCTTACATCATTTGGATTTAATGAATTGGAATGCTGACAAAACCACTGTTGAACCTGACGTTTTTCTAGAACGTCAAAAAACGGTTTTAAAGCAAGATTCTTGGATTATTGACGGTAATTATGGCAGCACATTAGATTTGCGCTTTGAAGCGTGCGATACGATTATCTTTCTCGATTTCCCATTGGACACCTGTATAGAAGGAGTGACGAAGAGAATCGGGACTGTTAGACCGGATATGCCTTGGGTTGAGACAGAAATCGATTTAGAGTTTTTAGACTTTATCAAACAATTTCCTGAGAAGAGCCGTCCTAACATTTTAGCTTTAATGGATAGATTTCCCCAGAAAAAAGTGTATCATCTTATAAGCAGAGAAGAGTCAGAAGCATTTTTACAAAACATCAAAAAAGCCTTCAAGTTATGA
- a CDS encoding ATP-binding cassette domain-containing protein: MLQTQHLTLTHQKDLQDLVNNLDLVVNEGDKLAIIGEEGTGKSSLIKALIDPAAVSDYINVEGNIINQFHRIGYLPQSLTSDQLKQRVTDFLYGNIDYSTFDFSLFYRMAERFHLDVERFEDNDQTLSSLSGGEKLKIQLLKILAQDPDLLILDEPSSDLDQDSIAWLEHFIAQSNKTIIFISHDEAFLEQTATAVLHLELLKKRSEPRASYFKGGYSDYTENRRETFERQLQRANKEREEHQDRMARSHRIHQSVEHQLRHTKNDVAGRLLAKKLNTILSQEKRYAKEAEKFTEIPQDMDAIDLFFSEISPLSTNKILINWAEQPLETGQTINLLIKGQDKIVITGPNGVGKTGLLKQILNELSSRSDVSLGYMPQHYDEFLNHNLSTLDFLTDVTEPEKARTLLASLQFTRDEISHSLIDLSGGQKAKLFLAKMVLAGNNVLVLDEPTRHFSPTSQPIIREILRDFPGAIISASHDRNYIKEIARTSYQLTPKKLEQIRQ, from the coding sequence ATGTTACAAACGCAACATCTTACCCTAACCCATCAAAAAGACTTGCAGGATTTAGTTAATAATCTTGATTTGGTGGTTAACGAGGGTGATAAACTAGCCATTATCGGTGAAGAAGGGACTGGTAAATCCAGCCTTATCAAAGCGCTCATAGACCCTGCTGCTGTGTCCGACTACATCAATGTAGAAGGAAACATCATAAATCAATTTCATCGTATCGGTTACTTACCACAAAGTCTAACTTCAGATCAACTGAAACAAAGGGTAACTGATTTTCTTTATGGGAACATAGACTACAGCACTTTCGACTTCTCTTTATTTTACAGAATGGCTGAGCGTTTTCATCTTGATGTAGAGCGATTCGAGGATAATGATCAGACTCTATCTAGTTTATCAGGCGGGGAAAAATTAAAGATCCAATTATTAAAAATTTTAGCACAGGATCCTGATTTGCTAATCTTAGATGAGCCATCTAGTGACTTGGATCAAGATAGTATTGCTTGGTTAGAACACTTTATTGCTCAATCGAATAAGACGATTATTTTTATTTCTCACGACGAAGCCTTTTTAGAACAGACAGCTACTGCTGTTCTTCATTTAGAGTTGCTAAAAAAGCGTTCCGAACCGCGCGCTAGCTATTTCAAAGGTGGCTATAGTGACTATACAGAAAATCGGAGAGAGACTTTTGAACGCCAACTGCAACGAGCCAACAAGGAAAGAGAGGAACATCAAGATCGTATGGCTCGCAGTCACCGTATTCATCAAAGCGTAGAGCACCAACTTCGTCATACTAAAAATGATGTCGCAGGTCGTTTATTAGCTAAAAAACTAAACACCATTCTTTCCCAAGAAAAACGTTACGCCAAGGAGGCCGAAAAGTTTACGGAAATTCCGCAAGATATGGATGCTATCGACCTCTTCTTTTCAGAAATCTCTCCCCTTTCCACAAACAAAATCCTGATCAATTGGGCAGAACAACCCCTTGAAACCGGTCAAACGATTAACTTACTGATTAAAGGACAAGACAAGATAGTTATCACTGGTCCCAATGGCGTTGGTAAAACTGGCCTTCTCAAACAAATCTTGAACGAACTATCTTCTAGATCAGATGTATCCCTGGGCTACATGCCCCAACATTATGATGAGTTTTTAAACCACAATCTTTCTACTCTTGACTTTCTAACTGACGTTACTGAGCCAGAAAAAGCAAGAACGCTACTAGCAAGCCTTCAATTCACAAGAGATGAAATCTCGCATTCCTTAATAGACTTATCTGGCGGTCAAAAGGCCAAACTCTTCTTAGCTAAAATGGTTTTAGCGGGTAATAATGTGCTAGTCTTAGATGAGCCAACTCGACATTTTTCTCCGACCAGTCAGCCCATTATCCGAGAAATACTCCGAGACTTTCCAGGTGCCATCATTAGCGCTTCACATGACAGAAACTATATTAAAGAAATTGCTCGAACTAGCTATCAGCTAACTCCCAAAAAACTCGAACAAATAAGACAATGA